The Pseudanabaena galeata CCNP1313 genome includes a region encoding these proteins:
- a CDS encoding glycosyltransferase family 2 protein, which translates to MKISVVVPTYQRPSDLARCLAALKTQIRPVDELWVIVRDTDRQTWQFLETYDRAALPLHTATVTASGVIAAMNIGLESATGDIVAFTDDDAAPHPDWLEKMEAYYLADEKVGGVGGRDWVYHGTKLEDGSQPVVGKLQWFGRLIGNHHIGIGTGREVDVLKGVNMSFRREAIADLRFDQRMRGSGAQVHFEVVFSLTLRQQGWKLIYDPLIAVDHFPAQRFDEDQRNSFNAQASINAVHNETVALLGYLSPSQKLVFAIWAIAIGTSEAFGLLQALRFLPKDGNVARQKLWACWLGRWQGWQTYRLSK; encoded by the coding sequence ATGAAAATCTCTGTAGTAGTTCCGACTTATCAACGTCCGTCAGACTTAGCCCGTTGCTTAGCTGCTCTCAAAACCCAAATTCGCCCTGTCGATGAACTGTGGGTAATTGTGCGTGATACCGATCGCCAAACTTGGCAATTCTTAGAAACTTATGATCGTGCAGCTTTGCCTTTACATACAGCCACAGTGACAGCCTCTGGAGTGATTGCGGCGATGAATATCGGTCTGGAGTCTGCGACTGGTGATATTGTGGCTTTTACCGATGATGATGCTGCCCCACATCCTGATTGGCTAGAGAAAATGGAAGCTTATTATTTGGCAGATGAGAAAGTTGGTGGTGTTGGTGGACGTGATTGGGTCTATCACGGTACAAAATTGGAGGATGGCTCTCAGCCTGTAGTGGGCAAATTGCAATGGTTTGGGCGCTTGATTGGCAATCACCATATTGGCATTGGCACAGGACGCGAAGTGGATGTGCTGAAGGGTGTGAATATGAGTTTTCGGCGTGAGGCGATCGCGGATTTACGCTTCGATCAAAGAATGCGCGGATCGGGCGCACAGGTGCATTTTGAAGTAGTTTTCTCCTTGACTTTGAGACAGCAGGGATGGAAATTAATTTACGATCCGCTAATTGCCGTAGATCACTTTCCTGCACAGCGTTTTGACGAGGATCAGCGCAATTCTTTTAATGCTCAAGCTTCGATTAATGCGGTGCATAATGAGACGGTGGCTCTATTAGGATACTTGTCCCCTTCACAAAAATTGGTGTTTGCTATCTGGGCGATCGCGATCGGCACATCAGAAGCCTTTGGTTTATTGCAAGCCCTAAGATTTTTACCCAAAGATGGGAATGTGGCGAGACAAAAACTATGGGCTTGTTGGCTTGGGCGTTGGCAAGGATGGCAGACTTACAGGCTCAGTAAATAA